A window of Cytobacillus sp. FSL H8-0458 genomic DNA:
GTTAAAACTTATCTGAATGGTAAAGGCGTCCCATCTGACCACCCTGTATACGAGATTCTTTCTGTAGATATCGCTGTTTGCTCAATGGGGTTGATTGATTACCTGCATAAAGCAAACTGATTGCCTGCTTGAACATCCTGCTTTATGATAGAGTAACAAAAGGCCGGGAGGATGCTAACATGAAAGAGATTGTTTTATATACACAGCCGGATTGTCCGCCCTGTGAAATTACAAAAATGTTTTTGAATGAGAATGGATATGCCTATACAATTAAAGACATAAAAAAAGATGCCGCTGCACAGAAAGAGCTGACAAAGCAGTTTAGCTCCTTTTCCACGCCAACTGTGGTTATCGGGAACACCGTCATTAGGGGATTTGACCTGGAAAAACTTAGATCAGCTCTGGGAATGGAATAAAAAAAGAGCTTAAAAGCCCGTTAAGCTTTTAAGCTCTTTTAATTGGCTGCCAGCTGACCGTTCAGCTCCTGCTGTTCAAACAAACCAATTATACCTTGATTATCTGTTAAGAGCATGCTTCCTGAACGAAACATGGCATCAAATGGATTTAACAGGAATCCGAATTGATAGGAAGGCTTATTTAGCCAATTTGTTTCAGGAGTTTTAAAAGAAGTTTGTTTTGCTGCTTCTTGCTCACCCTCAGCTTTGTTTATTATTTTCCCGGGAATATTTTCACCCAGAAATTTGGCGACTTTCATTTTTCCGCCTTGTTCTTCCAGCAAGATTCCCTCATAATGGCTGTCATAACCTACAGGTCCTTCATGGTTTTCCGGAAAATATTCATACACATAAACTTTACCGTTTTCTTCAACAACTTTTGTTTGATCCGAATATGTGAAAAACGGAATGTAGTATGCGCCTGCATCTCCTCCAAGGGTAAAGTATTTGCCATTTTCTGAAACAAGATTTTCTTTTAGAAACTGATTTTTAGCTTCTTCAAAAAAATATGGCTCAAGCAATTCTTCCACTTCGTTCATGCTTCGCTCTTCCCCGCTAAGCTCAACCTGTGCTTGAAAGGCATTCTGCAGGAATTCGTATACCTCTTCTTTATTAGTATTTCTCTCGGCATGAGTATGAGAAGGAATCCCTGCGATCATGACTGCAATTGTGATAATAATTCCTATTATGTGCTTGTACATTCCACTCTCCCTTTCTTTATCCATCACTTTGTTTGTACCCTCAATTTTACCAGCAAATAAATCTCCTGATACCTGCATTCGTTCCCGAAATTCTCTTACGTTTTGACAGGAAAATTCTTTTCTTGTTAAGAATCTACCCGTATTGACAAAGAATTAACGCAGCAGACGGAAAAGCACATAATTATTTTGGATGAAAATATTGTAAAATGATCAAGTCCATTTTTAGCACCCAAAAAAAGACCCTCCAGTGGAGGGCCTTTACCAAGTCCATGTAAGTGCAAAATAAGTAATCATGACAAGAAGGATTCCAAAGCAAATGGCATATGTCAAGAAAATAGGATTCCTGATATATGCATGCTTTTGAACATTATCCGGCAGTTCTGCATCGATATCGCCCTTTACTGCCTTTCTTTCTTTTCCAATAAACAAAGTGTAAACTAAGGAATATACAAGTATCCCAAGTCCGATCAGTAGTATGATCAATGTGTACATGCTCATGGTTAATCTCTCCTTGAGGAAAGTTCTACACTTACATTTCCTCAAATCAAGAGTGTTTATACTTAAAATTTAATCTTATAGTAATCCATCATGTTCGTATAAAAATTCGTATGATAAATCCACAAATAAGTAATCACTGGCATTAAGAGGGAAGGAAAAAGTCCTTATGGTTTCACCTGTCTCAATATCGGTATATAAATCAGAGAGGATCCCCTTTTTATTTATTCGCATTTTCATTATATTTTCAAGGAAATACGGACGCCAGCTCCAATTTTTATGAAGATATTCATTTTGGGTTAGCCATCCTCCTTCCCTTTTGAAGTAATTAGCAGATTTCTGAAATCCGTCTTCATCGCAGATATACAGGCGAAAAGCTGCCCCGTCCAAAAGAAGGGCGATCTGCTCCAAGGTTTCTTCATATACAGTATTTTTTTTGTTTTTATTTACAAAATCAATCAGCTTGTCATTGAACTCAACTGTAACTTGATGCAAGGACTCCAGTTTTTTCTTTTCATGCACCATAAACCTGTGGCATTCTTTTCGTAATTTTTCCTTTAAAATATCTCTGTCCGGAAAATTTTCTGCAGGTTTTTGCAAATAATACCCCTGATAGTAACGGCCCCCGTTTTTCCATGCATACTGAAGCTGGTAGACCATTTCAATATTTTCAAACAGCAGGCTTGCTCCAATTTTCCTTGCAAGCATGGATAAAGAATAGAGGATATCATTAAAATTATAAGCAGATGCATTCGATTTCATGGACTCCAGATCTACCTTTAAAATATCAGGAGCCAATTGTCCGATCCGATCAAGATGGCTGCTCTCATTTCCAAGTTTATCTATTGCTAACTTGATTCCATATGTCCTGTAATAATTTAAAAGATGATCCAGGTGGTCAATATCGCCTTTGTAGTTCCCTTCGGTAATTTCCAATACAATCCGGTCAAGGCTTATGCCTTTTTTTTCATATTCCTGGAGGGTATTTAAAAAGTGTTCCCCATCATTATACATGAGCAAGTCAGCATCTCTATTTATAAAAATCAGAACATCTTTATCAAGATGCTGTGCCTTGCCTAAAGCCTTTTTTAATATTTCAAAATCAACCTCAATCCGGAATTCTTCAGGAATATTCTGATCCTGGAAGAATGGCCCCAGACTGATAACCCCATCAGAGCCTTTATATCGGCCTAATACCTCATAACCAATGACACGATGCTCATCTGCACTGAATATTGGCTGGAAATAGGGAAATACATTATCCAAATCTGTAAGGATATCCAATGCATCCATGTCCTAGCCTCCCTATATAAATAAAGTGAAACTGCGATTAATGAGTTATTATACCATATTCGCTTAAAACTTTTACTATTCAAAATACAGCTTCCTCTTCTTGATGAAAAATGATTGTTTGGCAAAAGTTTTGCATCATATTGCTGTGTTTTACTCCACAAGCTAATATCAGGACATCAAAAGAAAGAGGGTATTTCATGAGGAACTTCCTATTTATATCCCTTCTTATTCCTTTGCTTGGCTGCGGCCATTCAGAACCGGCCAGTCCTGTACAGGAGACTGGCATGGATTCAAGAGAGCTGAATGCCCAAATACCAGTCAACGCAAAGAAGGACCAGCAGAAAGTTACAGCCCGAAATACAGAAGCCACTACGGCTGTTAAAAAACGATCTGTCATCATTGATGTTCCACTAATCAGACAAAATCCCGAATTGAAGTATGGATGTGAAGTAACCAGCTTGACAATGGTTCTGCAGCATGCAGGTGTCCAAGTCGGGAAAATGGATTTGCACAAGGCAGTAAAAAAAGATAATGATCCGCTGATTCGCTCAAAAGGTGATATTTTAAAATGGGGTAATCCTGCAGAAGGATTTGTGGGAGATATGACAGGGAGAAATGCCGGATACGCAGTTTTTGATAAACCAATTGAAGAATTGGTGAATAAATACCTGCCAGGAAGAGCCGTTAATTTAACAGGCCGGGATTTTGATGCAGTTCTCATGCATGTTTCCAAAGGATATCCTGCTGTCGTCTGGACGACAGGAGATTATAGGCTTCCTGACCGCTGGGAATCCTGGACTCACTCCGGCAGAACCATTAAGACTCCATTAGATCTTCATGCAGTCGTATTGGTCGGGTATGATGATCAGTTTGTTTTTCTAAACGACCCCCTCTCAGGAAAAAAACAGGTGAAGGTTTCAAAAGAACGATTTATCTCATCATGGAAGGCATTGCAGTCGAGAGCTGTAAGCTACCAATAGGTTATGCCAGCCGGCTGAAAACAATTCAGCCGGCTTTTTCATGCATTAAAACGGAAACTGGTTCAGCCACTGGCCGCCATCCATTGTGATGCACTCCCCATTAATATAACCTGCATGCTCTGAGAAAAGGAAGAAGGCCAATTCTGCAATTTCCTCCGGCTTTCCGAGCCTGCCAAGAGGTACACTTTGAAGTGTCCTTTTTGCAGCTTCCTCCGATTCCCACAGCCTGTCAGCCCCCCCTGTCCTTTCAATTGGACCAGGAGCTATGGCATTTACCCTGATACCATATTTTCTTCCCCATTCGACAGCCAATGTTCTTGTCATGGATAATACCCCTGCTTTTGCGGCAGCCGAGTGTATGACTCCCGCTCCGGCGTCCCATGCATATGTAGCCACCATATTGATTATGCTTCCTTTAATCCCCTTTTCAATCCAGTATTTACCTACTTCGCTTGAACAATAAAAGGTTCCATTCAGGACAATATTAATTACAGAATTCCATCCATTAGCACTCAGCTGCTCTGCAGGGCATATAAAATTTCCTGCAGCATTATTAACGAGGAAATCAACTTGCCCAAACGTACTCAGCGTTTCATTTAGCATATGTTTAACATGTTCAATCTCACGGACATCCATTTGAATGGTCAAAACTTGTCCCTTGTATGTTTCAATTTCTGCTTTGGCTGTATCAAGACGTTCCGGGTTTCTTCCTGTTATCACCACATTGGCACCGGCTTCGGCAAACCGCTTTGCCATAAACTTCCCCATGCCGCTGGAACCGCCAGTAACAATGACTGTTTTATTCTTCATCCTAATTCCCCTCTCAAAAAATGAATGGTCATTCATTTACATTTTACCACTAAATATAGAATTTTCGAACTATTATTTATAAATAAATTAATTTGGCTCATTTCGTATATAATGTTGGTTTTCATCTATCAATGTTGTCCGTTGATTTCAGCTCCAGGCTGCTCGCCCCAATCAACTCAGTAAATAAGATACAAAAAAGCAGCAAACCTTGCAAAAACAGCCATATATTTAAAGGAAAATGGATAAAAAACAAGCATAGTTAAATCTTCTTTTTAATAGGATAGTTTGATAGTATTAAAGTTACTGTAATGAGAAGGCCATACCTCTCTTCTCATGCTGACTCAGAAAAAATCTTTAAAAGATAGGTTGGTATGTCCAATGCCGGAAAAAGTGTCCAGAAGATCTTTTTTAAAAAGAACTCTCGGCTTTTTTGCTGCTGTGTTTGGTATTAGTGCAGGCGGCTATTATTATGCACGGGATATTGAGCCTCGGCTCCTGGAAATCACAAACTACAAAATTTATGACAGCGCAATTCCTCAGGCGTTCAATAATAAAAAAATCATCCAATTCAGCGACACCCATTTAGGATTCCATTATGACCTGAAACAACTGGAAGAATTGATTGAAAAGATAAACAATCTTAAGCCTGATATTGTTTTCTTTACAGGTGACCTGATGGACGAACCCAATAAATATCAAAAAGCAGACCAAATAGCACCGCTCTTGAAAAGAATTCAGGCGCCTCTCGGCAGGTTTGCTATTTATGGGAATCATGATCACGGGGGCTATGGTTCAGATATCTATAAGTCCATTATGGAAGAATCCGGCTTTATTCTTTTGCTGAATGAAAATCGCAAAGTCGTATTTTCCGGAAGCAGCATCGGGATTATCGGCATTGACGATGCCATGCTCGGAAGACCGGACATAAAGCTTGCCAGCGAAAATATGGACGATGGATCATATAACATTTTATTGTCCCACGCACCGGATTTAGCAGATGCAGCCTCAGCCTTCAGCATAAATCTGCAGTTGAGCGGCCATAGTCATGGCGGCCAAATAAAACTCCCGTTCTTTGGAGCCTTAGTTAAACCTCCACAAGCTGAAAGATACTATGAAGGCTTCTATGAAATTGGCAGTCAAGATCCTTTGACTCTTTATGTAAACAGAGGGCTTGGGACAACCCGTCTGCCCTTCCGCTTTTTATCCAGACCTGAACTGACGGTGTTTACCCTGCAATCAGACAGCAGCAAGTAAAGGGAAAGCAAATCATTGCAGCTTTCCCTTTACTTGCTGCATTTAGGACATAATTTAAGCAATAAGTTACAAGATGATTTTCTCAGGCATATATTTAAATAAACCTTTTCAGAAAGAGGTGGCTGCTATTTACCATATAGTAAAGCCCGGCGAGACAATGTCAGTCATTGCTCAAAATTACCGCCGCCCATTAAGCGAGCTTTTGGCAGCAAACCCTGCCATTGTAAATCCGGGAATGATTTATCCCGGCCAGCGAATAGTAATACCAGGACTGCCTGAACCTAATTCCATACCATATACAATCATAGTTTCAAGAGGCAAAAAAAGCTTAACTCTTTTATCTAACAGTGCCTTACAAAAAGTCTATCCCATTGCAGTGGGAAAAATGCTGACACAGACCCCAATTGGTGAATTTGTAATTGTGAACAGAGAACCTGATCCCGGCGGTCCATATGGGGCTATGTGGCTCTCCCTGTCAAAGTACGGCTACGGAATTCACGGAACCAATAACCCTTCCTCAATTGGCAAATCTGTTTCCAAAGGCTGTATACGAATGTATAACCAGGATGTCCTGCAATTGGCACGCATAGTACCAAATGGCACAAGGGTAATAATACAGCCATAGAGATTATCGTCCCTTTCACAAAACTTTCGCTGAAAAATTGCGAAAGTTTTTTATTTTTTGTTGATTTATTTTTTAATACGACATATCATATTGATATATCAAAGTGATATATCGAAGGGAGTTGGATTCTTGTCTATAGAACATACCATCCTTGCTGTACTAAGCTTTTGGCCCAGCACGGGATATAATATCAAATCTGAATTTGAACACAAAGCTGCTGGTCTTTATTGGGGAATGAGCTATGGGAGCATATACCCGAAATTAAAAAAGCTGGAGGAAGAAGGATTTATCTATGCAATCGAACAGGAAGATGAAGGAAGAAAGAAAAAAATGTATGAGCTCACTTCTAAAGGCTGGAAAGAGTTTGAGAATTGGCTGAAGGCTCCTCCTTCTTTCCCCGTTATTAAAGACGAACTGCTAATGAAAATATCAACCTGGCACGAAGATATGGATATTGAAGTATTAATCAGCCATTTATTAAAGAGAAAAGAAGAAGCTTCAGATATTCTTAAATTCGTAAAGGAGTGGCCGAGAAATGGATATTCCTATGTCAGCAAGCATGGCACCCTCTCGATTAGATATGCAGAAATGAAGCTGGAAACAGAAATTAAATGGATTGAGGAATCAATTGAAACGCTGCAAAAAGATAATTTGCCAGATGGCCAGGATCCTCATGGCAATACTGAAAAGCTGCTGAACAGGCGAAGGATGGCCATCGGAAGGGATGATAAGAATTGACAGTGAAACCGGGTATTTTTAGACCCCTCAAGCTAAAATCCTTTCGTGCACTTTTTGGCGCCCAGTTATTTTCCGACTTGGGGAACTGGCTTGATTTAATTGCATTGCAGGTTATTGTTGCTTATCACTGGGGTCTGGATGAAACGGCAATTGCCTCTGTCATTATATTTCTCGGTCTCCCCTGGGTCATCATTGGCCCATTTGCAAGTGTGTTTGTGGACAGAATGCCCAAGAAGGCAGTGATGATCGTTTGCCTCCTTTTAAGAATAGTCTTTGTAGCAGGCTTATTTTACGCTCCTAACCTATACATTCTGCTATTATTTGTGTTTTTAAAAGGAACCGTATCAGCACTCTATGATCCGGCAAGGCAGAGTGCCATCCGGATGATTGTACCTGAAAGCATGCTGTCTGAAGCAGTAACTTTAAGCCAGCTTTCAGTCAACACGATGAAAATTGCCGGGCCGGCATTAGGAGGAGGAATTATTGCTGTATTTGGACCCAAAAGCCCTTTTCTTTTTGAAGCAGCAGGATTCCTTATAGCTGTTATTTTCCTGCTGTTTCTTCCCAGCTTAAAGTCCTTTGAAGAGTCAGATA
This region includes:
- a CDS encoding glutaredoxin family protein; the protein is MKEIVLYTQPDCPPCEITKMFLNENGYAYTIKDIKKDAAAQKELTKQFSSFSTPTVVIGNTVIRGFDLEKLRSALGME
- a CDS encoding DUF3993 domain-containing protein, which gives rise to MYKHIIGIIITIAVMIAGIPSHTHAERNTNKEEVYEFLQNAFQAQVELSGEERSMNEVEELLEPYFFEEAKNQFLKENLVSENGKYFTLGGDAGAYYIPFFTYSDQTKVVEENGKVYVYEYFPENHEGPVGYDSHYEGILLEEQGGKMKVAKFLGENIPGKIINKAEGEQEAAKQTSFKTPETNWLNKPSYQFGFLLNPFDAMFRSGSMLLTDNQGIIGLFEQQELNGQLAAN
- a CDS encoding EAL domain-containing protein translates to MDALDILTDLDNVFPYFQPIFSADEHRVIGYEVLGRYKGSDGVISLGPFFQDQNIPEEFRIEVDFEILKKALGKAQHLDKDVLIFINRDADLLMYNDGEHFLNTLQEYEKKGISLDRIVLEITEGNYKGDIDHLDHLLNYYRTYGIKLAIDKLGNESSHLDRIGQLAPDILKVDLESMKSNASAYNFNDILYSLSMLARKIGASLLFENIEMVYQLQYAWKNGGRYYQGYYLQKPAENFPDRDILKEKLRKECHRFMVHEKKKLESLHQVTVEFNDKLIDFVNKNKKNTVYEETLEQIALLLDGAAFRLYICDEDGFQKSANYFKREGGWLTQNEYLHKNWSWRPYFLENIMKMRINKKGILSDLYTDIETGETIRTFSFPLNASDYLFVDLSYEFLYEHDGLL
- a CDS encoding C39 family peptidase, giving the protein MRNFLFISLLIPLLGCGHSEPASPVQETGMDSRELNAQIPVNAKKDQQKVTARNTEATTAVKKRSVIIDVPLIRQNPELKYGCEVTSLTMVLQHAGVQVGKMDLHKAVKKDNDPLIRSKGDILKWGNPAEGFVGDMTGRNAGYAVFDKPIEELVNKYLPGRAVNLTGRDFDAVLMHVSKGYPAVVWTTGDYRLPDRWESWTHSGRTIKTPLDLHAVVLVGYDDQFVFLNDPLSGKKQVKVSKERFISSWKALQSRAVSYQ
- the fadH gene encoding 2,4-dienoyl-CoA reductase, with amino-acid sequence MKNKTVIVTGGSSGMGKFMAKRFAEAGANVVITGRNPERLDTAKAEIETYKGQVLTIQMDVREIEHVKHMLNETLSTFGQVDFLVNNAAGNFICPAEQLSANGWNSVINIVLNGTFYCSSEVGKYWIEKGIKGSIINMVATYAWDAGAGVIHSAAAKAGVLSMTRTLAVEWGRKYGIRVNAIAPGPIERTGGADRLWESEEAAKRTLQSVPLGRLGKPEEIAELAFFLFSEHAGYINGECITMDGGQWLNQFPF
- a CDS encoding metallophosphoesterase translates to MPEKVSRRSFLKRTLGFFAAVFGISAGGYYYARDIEPRLLEITNYKIYDSAIPQAFNNKKIIQFSDTHLGFHYDLKQLEELIEKINNLKPDIVFFTGDLMDEPNKYQKADQIAPLLKRIQAPLGRFAIYGNHDHGGYGSDIYKSIMEESGFILLLNENRKVVFSGSSIGIIGIDDAMLGRPDIKLASENMDDGSYNILLSHAPDLADAASAFSINLQLSGHSHGGQIKLPFFGALVKPPQAERYYEGFYEIGSQDPLTLYVNRGLGTTRLPFRFLSRPELTVFTLQSDSSK
- a CDS encoding L,D-transpeptidase family protein encodes the protein MYHIVKPGETMSVIAQNYRRPLSELLAANPAIVNPGMIYPGQRIVIPGLPEPNSIPYTIIVSRGKKSLTLLSNSALQKVYPIAVGKMLTQTPIGEFVIVNREPDPGGPYGAMWLSLSKYGYGIHGTNNPSSIGKSVSKGCIRMYNQDVLQLARIVPNGTRVIIQP
- a CDS encoding PadR family transcriptional regulator — translated: MSIEHTILAVLSFWPSTGYNIKSEFEHKAAGLYWGMSYGSIYPKLKKLEEEGFIYAIEQEDEGRKKKMYELTSKGWKEFENWLKAPPSFPVIKDELLMKISTWHEDMDIEVLISHLLKRKEEASDILKFVKEWPRNGYSYVSKHGTLSIRYAEMKLETEIKWIEESIETLQKDNLPDGQDPHGNTEKLLNRRRMAIGRDDKN